Proteins encoded in a region of the Brevefilum fermentans genome:
- the scpB gene encoding SMC-Scp complex subunit ScpB produces MTEKPDQENLSARIEGLLFVSSGLVSLSQLAKVLGVSENVVASTLNDLDAHYKSAGRGLRLMRVKSRVQLTTAPEISDTIEKFLDLDTTTTLSQAALETLAIIAYKQPITRPEVDVIRGVNSDAVLRTLLSKGLIEELGRADTPGRPIYYGTTPEFLQYFGLESLDELPFIDFDALEELHEENGDREILKT; encoded by the coding sequence ATGACAGAGAAACCAGATCAGGAAAACCTTTCAGCCCGAATTGAGGGTTTATTATTTGTTTCATCAGGACTTGTCAGCCTTAGTCAGTTAGCAAAGGTTTTGGGCGTTTCTGAGAATGTTGTTGCATCAACGCTAAATGACCTTGATGCCCACTATAAAAGTGCTGGACGTGGTTTGCGGTTAATGCGAGTTAAATCCAGGGTGCAGCTTACAACCGCGCCCGAGATCAGCGACACCATTGAGAAATTTTTAGACCTTGACACAACGACAACGTTATCACAAGCAGCACTGGAGACTTTAGCCATCATTGCTTATAAACAACCGATTACCCGACCTGAGGTTGATGTGATCCGCGGTGTAAACAGCGACGCGGTCTTACGCACCCTGTTATCAAAAGGGTTAATTGAGGAACTGGGCCGGGCGGATACACCTGGACGACCGATTTATTACGGAACAACGCCTGAATTTTTGCAATATTTTGGTCTCGAATCCCTGGATGAACTTCCATTCATTGATTTTGACGCGCTAGAAGAACTCCATGAGGAAAATGGAGACAGGGAGATATTAAAAACATAA
- the rsmD gene encoding 16S rRNA (guanine(966)-N(2))-methyltransferase RsmD: MRVIAGSAKGAKLLSVPGKTTRPITDQVKEALFNIIGVDMEGKLFLDLFGGTGAVGIEALSRGAEHVVFLDINYRAVKIIEENLQITQLHPYATVLKKDAFAFLRESPKQAFDFIYIAPPQYRSIWAKTMQTLDENPGWVGLGETVIIQIHPKEFVEGITYTNFNEVDRRIYGDTMLVFYERVLSE, encoded by the coding sequence ATGCGTGTGATCGCAGGCAGCGCCAAAGGTGCAAAGTTACTCAGCGTTCCGGGAAAAACAACCCGGCCTATAACAGATCAGGTTAAAGAAGCCTTGTTCAATATCATCGGGGTTGACATGGAGGGGAAACTGTTTTTAGATCTTTTCGGTGGCACTGGAGCTGTCGGCATTGAAGCGCTCTCCAGAGGGGCTGAACACGTTGTTTTCTTAGATATTAATTATCGTGCAGTAAAAATTATCGAGGAAAATCTGCAGATAACCCAACTACATCCGTATGCAACCGTCTTGAAGAAAGATGCCTTTGCTTTTCTTCGGGAATCCCCTAAACAAGCGTTTGATTTTATTTATATCGCGCCACCACAATATAGGTCTATTTGGGCAAAGACAATGCAAACCCTTGATGAAAATCCAGGCTGGGTCGGTCTGGGAGAAACCGTGATCATACAAATACATCCTAAGGAATTTGTTGAAGGTATTACCTATACGAACTTCAATGAAGTTGATCGCCGTATTTACGGGGATACGATGTTGGTTTTTTACGAACGGGTCCTATCTGAATAA
- a CDS encoding pseudouridine synthase gives MTAERVQKILSQAGFGSRRGCEKLIEKGRVTVNGKIIHLGAKADPAIDEIRVDGTPIGKPEKKVYIAVHKPRNMLSLHSPGDDRPTIFDLVKDERHLFPVGRLDFDSEGLVLLTNDGELANQLSHPRYEHDKEYEVRVTRKPDDEQLEIWRRGVVLEDGYRTLPAVVEVKSVTKNGAWLTIMLREGKNRQIRRTGLRIGLPVRQIRRVRIGPILLGKLQPGHFRYLQPGEINALKEYLRLKK, from the coding sequence ATGACTGCGGAACGAGTACAGAAAATTTTGTCGCAAGCGGGTTTTGGATCCAGGCGCGGCTGTGAAAAATTAATCGAAAAGGGGCGTGTTACTGTTAATGGGAAAATAATTCACCTGGGTGCAAAAGCAGATCCTGCCATTGACGAAATTCGAGTTGACGGCACGCCCATCGGTAAACCAGAGAAAAAAGTGTATATTGCAGTGCATAAGCCACGCAATATGCTCTCCTTGCATTCTCCAGGTGACGACCGCCCAACAATTTTTGATCTTGTGAAGGATGAGCGGCATCTGTTTCCAGTGGGTCGTTTAGATTTTGACAGTGAAGGCTTGGTATTGCTGACCAACGATGGGGAATTGGCAAATCAGCTATCCCATCCGCGTTATGAACATGACAAAGAATATGAAGTCCGGGTCACGCGAAAACCGGATGATGAACAATTGGAGATCTGGCGGCGCGGGGTGGTGCTTGAAGATGGTTATCGAACTTTGCCCGCTGTGGTCGAAGTAAAATCTGTTACGAAAAACGGAGCCTGGTTGACAATTATGCTGAGAGAAGGAAAAAATCGGCAAATTCGTCGAACCGGTCTGCGTATCGGCTTGCCTGTTCGACAGATACGCCGGGTTAGAATTGGCCCAATTCTATTAGGCAAACTCCAACCCGGACATTTTCGCTATTTACAACCTGGGGAAATCAACGCGTTAAAAGAATACCTTCGTCTGAAAAAATAA
- a CDS encoding NUDIX domain-containing protein, producing the protein MPINTGCIYRKIMNPKSDQRIDDQERYLVVPRTLVFLFDEQDRVLLLKGAENKIRWAGLYNGIGGHVERGEDIIDAAYRELQEEAGISDVDLYFCCQITIDVSEQVGVMIFVFKGDCLNHKFTESPEGTLSWVHLDEIKSKPVVEDLPVLIPLIKAHKPTSPIIVGKYRYNKNGDLETLFR; encoded by the coding sequence ATGCCAATCAACACGGGCTGTATTTATAGAAAGATAATGAATCCTAAATCTGACCAGCGTATTGACGACCAAGAGCGGTATCTTGTCGTTCCCCGGACACTGGTGTTTTTATTTGATGAACAAGACCGGGTTCTTTTATTGAAAGGTGCAGAAAATAAAATCAGATGGGCTGGTCTGTATAACGGCATTGGCGGGCACGTTGAAAGGGGGGAAGATATCATTGATGCAGCCTATCGGGAATTACAGGAAGAGGCGGGCATTTCTGATGTTGATTTGTATTTTTGTTGTCAGATTACCATTGACGTGTCAGAACAAGTTGGTGTGATGATTTTTGTGTTCAAAGGTGATTGCTTGAACCACAAATTCACGGAGTCTCCTGAAGGTACACTTTCTTGGGTCCATCTGGATGAAATCAAGTCCAAACCTGTCGTCGAAGATTTACCGGTGCTAATCCCATTGATTAAAGCACACAAGCCAACATCCCCGATAATCGTTGGGAAATATCGCTATAATAAAAATGGGGATCTTGAGACCTTATTCAGATAG
- a CDS encoding GtrA family protein, which produces MQFISNKQERIRFLKFSFVGVTGTIVDFGIMNLANLVFHLPLVWAQAISFSAGVVNNFLWNRYWTYPESRSQNAKRQLAKFFLINIVGILVRTPLISWLNSLILQLLERVEMKLPIENFVLSQNLALTISIAVILFWNFFANRLWTYRDIPIGKGNQQQILSKTTNTDHHEMD; this is translated from the coding sequence ATGCAGTTTATCAGCAACAAACAGGAACGGATCCGTTTTCTAAAATTTTCCTTTGTTGGGGTTACCGGCACAATTGTTGATTTTGGTATTATGAACCTGGCAAACCTGGTTTTTCACTTGCCTTTGGTTTGGGCGCAGGCGATTTCTTTTTCTGCCGGGGTGGTTAACAACTTTCTGTGGAATCGGTATTGGACTTATCCCGAATCTCGCTCTCAAAACGCAAAAAGACAGCTTGCAAAATTCTTTTTGATTAATATTGTAGGCATTCTGGTCAGAACACCTCTGATCTCTTGGCTAAATAGCCTTATTTTGCAATTATTGGAACGCGTGGAGATGAAACTACCCATAGAAAATTTTGTTCTCAGCCAAAACTTAGCCCTGACCATCAGCATTGCTGTGATTTTGTTTTGGAATTTTTTTGCTAACCGCTTGTGGACCTATAGGGACATTCCAATCGGCAAGGGTAACCAGCAACAAATTCTCTCCAAAACTACAAATACAGATCACCATGAAATGGATTAG
- a CDS encoding 6-phosphofructokinase, which translates to MRKKRIGVLTGGGDVPGLNPAIKEVVLNALNANYEVIGIRRGWRGLLWYDIADPAKHDEYVANLTKNDVRLIDRTGGTFLHTSRTNPQKVRPHDIPEFLLKTDLGEPVDDRGTKDYTDHVLKVLDHLGVDVLVTIGGDDTLSYSVKLSRMGFPVVAIPKTMDNDVFGTDYCIGFSTAVTRSVDLITQLRTSVGSHERIGVFELFGRNSGETSLISAYLAYVDRAIISEVPFDMEKLARFLHDDKRNSPSNYSIVTVSEGAHMIDGEIIQSGPADAYGHQKLGGIGEIVAEKIQELTDQHIMYQKFAYVMRSGAPDSLDRMVAMSFGNLAMQLIKRGDYGKMTALQAGRYTTVPIEIVLTGKKQVDVEAYYDKENYKPMIKDFLGVPMFLT; encoded by the coding sequence ATGAGGAAAAAACGAATTGGAGTTCTAACCGGGGGCGGTGACGTTCCTGGATTGAACCCTGCTATAAAGGAAGTTGTCCTTAACGCTTTAAATGCCAATTATGAAGTCATCGGTATTCGGAGAGGTTGGCGGGGCTTGCTCTGGTATGATATAGCCGACCCAGCCAAACATGATGAATACGTGGCTAACCTCACGAAGAACGATGTTCGTCTGATTGATCGAACTGGGGGTACGTTTCTGCATACCTCGAGAACAAACCCCCAAAAGGTGAGACCTCACGATATACCCGAATTCTTGTTAAAAACGGATCTGGGTGAACCCGTTGATGATCGTGGCACGAAAGATTATACCGATCATGTACTTAAAGTCCTTGATCACCTTGGGGTTGATGTTTTGGTCACAATTGGAGGTGACGACACCCTTAGCTATAGTGTTAAATTAAGCAGAATGGGTTTTCCGGTTGTTGCAATTCCTAAAACCATGGATAATGATGTGTTTGGCACAGATTATTGCATTGGTTTTTCTACCGCAGTAACCCGCTCAGTTGATTTGATAACCCAGTTACGCACATCAGTGGGTTCACATGAACGCATTGGTGTTTTTGAGTTGTTTGGTCGCAACTCAGGCGAAACCAGTTTAATCAGTGCTTATTTGGCTTATGTTGACCGGGCGATTATCTCTGAAGTTCCTTTTGACATGGAAAAATTGGCCAGGTTTTTGCATGATGATAAACGAAACAGCCCTTCGAATTATTCGATTGTAACTGTTTCCGAAGGTGCACACATGATTGACGGTGAAATTATTCAATCCGGTCCTGCCGATGCTTACGGCCATCAGAAACTTGGTGGGATCGGTGAAATCGTAGCTGAAAAAATTCAGGAATTGACCGACCAGCATATCATGTATCAAAAATTTGCTTATGTGATGCGTTCAGGGGCGCCCGATTCTCTGGATCGAATGGTTGCGATGTCTTTTGGAAACCTCGCCATGCAACTGATTAAACGCGGTGATTACGGGAAAATGACCGCACTGCAGGCTGGACGCTATACCACTGTGCCGATTGAAATTGTATTGACGGGGAAAAAACAGGTGGATGTTGAAGCTTATTATGATAAGGAAAATTACAAGCCAATGATCAAAGATTTTCTTGGCGTGCCGATGTTTTTGACTTGA
- a CDS encoding UDP-glucuronic acid decarboxylase family protein, with amino-acid sequence MRILLTGAAGFLGSHFADRLLAEGHMVIGMDNFITGNRENIVHLNENPNFSFIFHDVSNFIQVTSPIDYVVHFASPASPNPASPLGYPNLPIQTLKAGALGTHNTLGVARAFKSKFLLASTSEIYGDPLEHPQKETYRGNVDPLGPRSVYDEAKRFAEALTMAYHRFHNIDTRIVRIFNTYGPRMRIDDGRVIPNFLLQAMHGEPLTIYGDGYQTRSFCYVDDLIEGIYRLMMSDYHAPVNIGNPAEISIRELANLVNELTGNPSGIIEQAEKRHSNDPQRRQPDITLARSILGWEPKTSLREGLLLTIPHFKK; translated from the coding sequence ATGCGTATTTTACTTACTGGTGCAGCAGGTTTCCTGGGATCGCACTTTGCAGATCGGCTCCTTGCAGAAGGTCATATGGTGATCGGGATGGATAATTTCATCACTGGCAATCGAGAAAACATAGTGCACCTGAATGAGAACCCGAATTTCAGCTTTATTTTTCATGACGTCTCGAATTTCATACAGGTAACAAGCCCAATTGATTATGTGGTTCATTTTGCTTCGCCAGCTTCACCAAATCCCGCCTCACCATTAGGCTACCCGAATCTGCCAATCCAAACGTTGAAAGCAGGCGCATTGGGCACACACAATACACTTGGCGTTGCTCGAGCTTTCAAGTCTAAATTCTTGCTTGCATCAACCAGTGAAATCTATGGTGACCCTCTCGAGCATCCACAAAAAGAGACCTATCGAGGAAATGTTGATCCGCTTGGCCCCCGTTCCGTGTATGATGAAGCAAAACGTTTTGCCGAAGCTCTGACGATGGCTTACCACCGCTTTCACAATATCGATACACGCATTGTGCGCATTTTTAACACCTATGGCCCTCGCATGCGCATCGATGATGGCCGTGTAATCCCCAATTTTTTGCTGCAAGCCATGCATGGAGAGCCATTAACCATTTATGGAGATGGCTATCAAACCAGGAGTTTCTGTTATGTCGATGATTTAATCGAGGGCATTTACCGATTGATGATGAGTGATTACCATGCACCGGTCAACATCGGCAACCCGGCCGAGATCAGCATACGCGAACTGGCAAACCTGGTTAATGAGTTGACTGGAAACCCGTCCGGAATCATTGAACAAGCTGAGAAAAGACATTCGAATGATCCTCAAAGACGCCAACCAGATATTACATTGGCAAGGAGCATTCTTGGGTGGGAACCTAAAACCAGTTTGCGCGAAGGTCTTTTGCTAACCATCCCTCATTTCAAGAAATAA